A portion of the Pseudomonas sp. PSE14 genome contains these proteins:
- a CDS encoding copper resistance protein B: MDLEQTRHSVLARIAVLGVSLLPLAGAHAEEPMQGMDGSQMQGMDHSQMQGMDHSQMQDADYSDMQGMQPAAPTESRTPIPVLTDADRAAVYKGGMDHHMGQALNSLFVIDKLEWQDADQGSALSWEANGWVGGNVDRLWLRSEGERLNGVTESAELQALWGHSIGPWWDVVGGVRQDFKPGSPQTWAAVGVQGMALYDFETQATAFLGEGGQSALRLEGDYDILLTNRLILQPTAEVNLYGRNDPQRGTGSGISDAEVGLRLRYEIYREFAPYVGVTWNHLYGKTADYASDEGEDSSETRLVLGVRMWF; this comes from the coding sequence ATGGACCTCGAACAGACCCGTCACTCCGTTTTGGCCCGCATCGCAGTCCTTGGGGTGAGTTTGCTTCCTTTGGCTGGTGCCCACGCTGAAGAGCCGATGCAAGGCATGGATGGCTCCCAGATGCAGGGGATGGATCATTCCCAGATGCAAGGAATGGATCACTCCCAGATGCAGGATGCGGACTACTCCGACATGCAAGGGATGCAACCGGCTGCACCAACGGAAAGCCGCACGCCAATTCCTGTGTTGACCGATGCTGATCGTGCCGCTGTGTACAAGGGCGGCATGGACCACCATATGGGACAAGCACTCAACTCCCTATTCGTCATTGATAAGTTGGAGTGGCAGGACGCCGATCAAGGTAGTGCCCTCAGTTGGGAGGCCAACGGCTGGGTTGGCGGCAATGTTGATCGCCTGTGGTTGCGCTCCGAAGGGGAGCGACTCAATGGGGTTACCGAGAGTGCCGAGCTGCAGGCCCTGTGGGGGCACTCCATCGGCCCCTGGTGGGACGTGGTTGGCGGCGTGCGGCAGGACTTCAAACCTGGCTCGCCACAAACCTGGGCAGCCGTTGGTGTCCAGGGGATGGCCCTGTATGACTTCGAAACCCAGGCAACTGCGTTCCTGGGGGAGGGCGGCCAAAGCGCTCTCAGGCTCGAAGGGGATTACGACATCCTCCTGACCAATCGCCTGATCCTTCAGCCGACGGCCGAAGTGAACCTCTATGGCCGGAATGACCCGCAGCGTGGCACCGGGTCCGGCATCTCCGATGCGGAGGTTGGACTGCGGCTGCGTTATGAGATCTACCGAGAGTTCGCGCCGTACGTCGGCGTCACTTGGAACCATCTCTATGGAAAGACAGCGGACTACGCCAGTGACGAGGGCGAGGACTCCAGCGAAACGCGCCTGGTCCTCGGCGTGCGCATGTGGTTCTAA
- a CDS encoding heavy-metal-associated domain-containing protein has protein sequence MKSIDLRVEGMSCASCVRHVNAALAPVAGVAEVSVDLESGRVRVSGDADAQAVLVALQGAGYPAKVEASAPAQVGGQARGCGGNSCCCH, from the coding sequence ATGAAAAGTATCGATCTGCGAGTTGAAGGTATGAGTTGCGCGTCCTGCGTCCGCCACGTGAATGCCGCATTGGCGCCGGTTGCCGGGGTTGCCGAGGTATCGGTCGACCTCGAGTCGGGCCGGGTGCGCGTCAGCGGTGACGCCGATGCCCAGGCAGTGCTGGTCGCGCTGCAGGGCGCCGGTTATCCGGCCAAGGTCGAAGCATCGGCTCCGGCCCAGGTCGGTGGCCAGGCGCGCGGCTGCGGCGGCAACTCCTGCTGCTGTCACTGA
- a CDS encoding DUF2933 domain-containing protein produces MNTSHPSHQPLRSFWRSKPGIVLGMLLVIALFYFAREHYGHISLLLPYAILLLCPLMHLFGHHHGGHGHRSGTNNAPKDDERG; encoded by the coding sequence ATGAACACTTCGCATCCATCCCATCAGCCGTTGCGGTCCTTCTGGCGCAGCAAGCCGGGCATTGTCCTGGGCATGTTGCTGGTGATTGCCCTGTTCTATTTTGCTCGTGAGCACTACGGGCATATCTCGTTGCTGTTGCCGTACGCAATCCTGTTGCTGTGCCCTCTGATGCACCTGTTTGGCCATCACCACGGCGGTCACGGTCATCGGAGTGGAACGAACAACGCCCCCAAGGACGACGAAAGAGGCTGA
- a CDS encoding DUF411 domain-containing protein: MRKALRLTALAGLFMASIAQAATTIDVYRDPNCGCCKSWIKYLEANGFSVNDHVEPNMSAVKQRLGVAPRLSSCHTAVIGGKFVEGHVPVAQIRELEKHPELLGIAAPGMPAGSPGMEMGSARQAYQVIGLTRDGTDEVIADYPATQ; encoded by the coding sequence ATGCGCAAGGCACTTCGCTTGACCGCCCTGGCCGGGCTGTTCATGGCATCCATCGCCCAGGCCGCCACAACCATCGATGTCTACCGCGATCCCAACTGCGGTTGCTGCAAGAGCTGGATCAAATACCTGGAGGCCAACGGCTTCAGCGTGAACGACCACGTCGAGCCGAACATGAGTGCGGTCAAGCAGCGCCTTGGCGTGGCACCGCGCCTGTCCTCCTGCCATACCGCGGTGATCGGTGGAAAATTCGTCGAAGGGCACGTTCCGGTGGCGCAGATCCGTGAGCTGGAAAAGCATCCGGAACTGCTCGGCATCGCGGCTCCCGGTATGCCTGCCGGCTCGCCTGGCATGGAAATGGGCTCCGCCCGGCAGGCATACCAAGTCATTGGACTTACCCGGGACGGCACCGATGAGGTTATCGCCGACTACCCGGCGACCCAATAA
- a CDS encoding LysR substrate-binding domain-containing protein, giving the protein MSNIPPITCLRSFEAVARLGSVTAAARELHVTHSAISQQIKVLEEMIGVILFVREGRGLRVSEDGRLYALQVRESLSRIAEATQLIKTQPKSTELVVAVLPSFGFSWLLPRLPRFQQLQPHISIRLQANLTVSNLSRESVDVGIRMGKGDWEGVEKRLLFHDEALVVAAPHFNGGELPRTPEDILSSRIIFNMESWRPWCQAAGLDIDVPRIGLCSNDSNLVLQAVRLGQGIALERRSLVHDAIQRGELVQLSPVIAPYPYPYWLVLPNRERSETKQRVFSSWLTDEVAEYLNTLDNGSKETKCI; this is encoded by the coding sequence ATGTCGAATATTCCTCCAATCACTTGCCTGCGCAGTTTCGAAGCGGTTGCAAGGCTGGGAAGCGTCACCGCCGCCGCCAGGGAACTGCATGTGACCCATTCGGCCATCAGCCAGCAGATCAAGGTGTTGGAGGAGATGATCGGCGTCATCCTGTTCGTCCGTGAGGGACGGGGGCTGCGGGTGAGCGAGGATGGGCGGCTGTATGCCTTGCAGGTCCGTGAATCATTGAGCCGAATCGCCGAAGCCACACAGCTGATCAAGACCCAACCCAAGTCAACGGAACTGGTGGTCGCTGTTCTCCCTTCGTTCGGCTTCAGCTGGCTGTTGCCGCGCTTGCCACGCTTCCAGCAATTGCAGCCGCACATAAGCATCAGGTTGCAGGCCAACCTGACGGTATCGAACCTGAGCCGGGAATCCGTCGATGTCGGAATCCGCATGGGCAAGGGCGACTGGGAGGGGGTGGAAAAACGTCTGTTGTTCCATGACGAGGCGCTGGTGGTTGCCGCTCCGCACTTCAATGGTGGGGAACTGCCGCGAACCCCGGAAGATATCCTCAGCAGCAGGATCATCTTCAACATGGAGTCATGGCGACCGTGGTGCCAGGCCGCAGGGCTGGATATCGACGTCCCACGCATCGGCCTGTGCAGCAATGACTCCAACCTGGTACTTCAAGCCGTGCGCCTGGGCCAGGGCATAGCCCTGGAGCGCCGCAGCCTCGTGCACGACGCGATCCAACGAGGGGAGTTGGTGCAACTCTCCCCGGTGATCGCTCCCTATCCCTACCCGTATTGGCTGGTATTACCCAACCGCGAGCGTTCGGAAACAAAGCAGCGGGTGTTCTCAAGTTGGCTGACGGATGAGGTCGCTGAATACCTGAACACACTGGATAACGGCAGCAAGGAAACGAAGTGCATATGA
- a CDS encoding copper resistance system multicopper oxidase, which produces MQNKTSRRTFVKGLAATGILGGLGLWRTPVWALASPGQPTVLAGTEFDLFIGETPVNLTGAVRTAMTINGSLPGPTLRWREGDTITLRVRNRLKEDTSIHWHGIILPANMDGVPGLSFQGIAPDGMYEYKFKVNQHGTYWYHSHSGFQEQLGVFGPLIIDPKEPEKFSCDRDYVVMLSDWSDESPSRVLAKLKKDSGYYNFHKRTVGDFIDDVSEKGWSQTVADRKMWAEMKMSPTDLADVSGYTYTYLVNGHAPDSNWTGLFKPGEKVRLRFINASAMTYFDVRIPGLKMTVVAADGQPVQPVSVEEFRIAVAETYDVIVEPTDQAAYTIFAQSMDRTGYARGTLAVREGVSAPVPALDPRPQITMDDMGMGGMDHGSMAGMDMSGMDHGDMAGMDMTGMDHGSMTGMDHSQMQGMGAQMQSHPASEADNPLVDMQTMTPTAKLNDPGIGLRNNGRRVLTYADLKSTFEDPDGRVPSRTIELHLTGHMEKFSWSFDGIEFADAKPLLLTYGERVRITLVNDTMMTHPIHLHGMWSDLEDEQGNFMVRKHTIDMPPGSKRSYRVTADALGRWAYHCHLMYHMELGMFREVRVQE; this is translated from the coding sequence ATGCAGAACAAAACGTCAAGACGGACTTTCGTTAAGGGCCTTGCGGCGACAGGTATTCTCGGCGGGCTTGGTTTGTGGCGCACTCCAGTCTGGGCCCTTGCCAGTCCGGGGCAACCGACAGTGCTTGCCGGAACGGAGTTCGATCTGTTCATTGGTGAAACTCCAGTCAACCTGACTGGCGCAGTTCGTACGGCAATGACCATCAATGGATCGCTTCCCGGGCCAACTTTGCGTTGGCGCGAGGGTGACACGATTACGCTCCGCGTTCGCAACCGCCTGAAGGAAGATACCTCCATTCATTGGCACGGAATTATCCTCCCCGCCAACATGGATGGTGTGCCAGGTTTAAGTTTCCAGGGAATCGCGCCCGATGGAATGTACGAATACAAATTCAAGGTCAATCAGCATGGTACCTACTGGTACCATAGCCACTCCGGTTTCCAAGAGCAGCTTGGCGTTTTCGGGCCTTTGATTATCGATCCCAAGGAACCAGAGAAATTCTCTTGCGATCGTGATTATGTCGTCATGCTCAGCGATTGGTCTGATGAGAGTCCCAGTCGTGTCCTTGCGAAACTGAAGAAAGACTCTGGTTATTATAATTTTCACAAGCGCACGGTTGGCGACTTCATTGATGATGTAAGCGAGAAGGGGTGGTCGCAGACCGTTGCAGATCGCAAGATGTGGGCAGAAATGAAGATGAGCCCTACCGATCTCGCTGATGTAAGTGGTTATACCTATACCTACCTCGTCAACGGTCACGCTCCTGATAGCAACTGGACCGGCCTCTTCAAGCCGGGCGAGAAGGTCCGACTGCGCTTCATCAATGCCTCTGCTATGACCTACTTCGATGTTCGGATTCCCGGACTGAAGATGACAGTGGTGGCTGCCGACGGGCAGCCCGTCCAGCCAGTGAGTGTTGAAGAGTTCCGCATTGCCGTTGCTGAAACCTATGACGTCATTGTCGAGCCGACAGACCAGGCCGCGTACACCATTTTTGCCCAGTCCATGGACCGTACGGGCTACGCCCGGGGCACCCTGGCCGTAAGGGAAGGTGTCAGTGCTCCAGTGCCGGCGCTGGATCCCCGTCCGCAAATCACCATGGACGATATGGGCATGGGCGGAATGGATCATGGAAGCATGGCGGGCATGGATATGTCTGGCATGGACCACGGCGACATGGCCGGCATGGATATGACCGGTATGGACCATGGCAGCATGACTGGCATGGATCACAGCCAGATGCAGGGAATGGGCGCACAGATGCAATCGCACCCTGCGTCCGAGGCCGATAACCCCTTGGTCGACATGCAGACCATGACCCCTACGGCGAAGCTCAACGATCCAGGTATTGGCTTGCGTAACAATGGCCGGCGCGTGCTGACCTATGCCGACCTCAAGAGCACGTTCGAAGATCCTGACGGACGAGTCCCATCCCGAACCATCGAGCTCCACCTGACCGGCCACATGGAGAAGTTCTCCTGGTCGTTCGATGGTATCGAGTTTGCCGATGCCAAGCCGCTGCTCCTCACGTACGGCGAACGTGTTCGTATCACCCTGGTTAACGACACCATGATGACGCACCCCATCCATTTGCATGGCATGTGGAGTGATTTGGAGGATGAACAGGGCAACTTCATGGTGAGAAAGCACACCATCGACATGCCGCCGGGGTCGAAGCGCAGCTATCGCGTGACGGCTGATGCGCTTGGTCGATGGGCCTATCACTGCCACCTGATGTATCACATGGAACTGGGCATGTTCCGTGAAGTGCGAGTGCAGGAATAG
- a CDS encoding heavy metal translocating P-type ATPase: MKIRTDSPYHLEHAGKAYWFCSEKCLSTFKAAPERYEDVVRDEAADAPSVASGTWYTCPMHPEVRQLGPGNCPKCGMTLEPVLPELEQEENPELRDFSRRFWWTLPLTVIVTLLAMGGHALNLFHGATQNWVELLIASPVVLWAGWPFYVRGVHSVLQRSPNMWTLIGLGTSAAYLYSVVATLAPGAFPANFMMDGRIGVYFEAAAVIISLTLLGQMLELKARSQTSAAIKSLLGLAPRTARRINSDGSEEDIPLSHVHPGDRLRVRPGEKVPVDGLVEQGESAVDESMLTGEPIPVLKRAGDALIGATLNTHGSLVMQAQKVGSATVLAQIVQMVVQAQRSKAPMQRLADVIAGYFVLVVIAIAVLTLFGWGLWGPQPGWVFGLINAVAVLIIACPCALGLATPMSVMVASGKAAGSGVLFRDAAAIENLRRIDTLIVDKTGTLTEGRPVFQGLEAAPGFSTDDVLRLAASLDQGSEHPLAHAIVEQARAQGLALSPAEAFESASGIGVRGQVEGRRLLLGNTALLEDAGVSCEALKTRAEQWRSEGASIMYLAVDGSAVGLLAVADPIKPTSRQALERLRAVGVRVIMATGDGPTTARAVARQLGIEEVHGEVRPQDKERLVADLQQAGRRVAMAGDGINDAPALARADVGIAMGTGTDVAMNSAQVTLVKGDLLGILRARSLSMATVRNMHQNLTFAFAYNAMGIPLAAGLFYPLTGHLLSPMVAALAMSVSSASVVFNALRLRKASLEGQV, translated from the coding sequence ATGAAGATCAGGACTGACAGTCCCTACCACCTGGAGCACGCGGGGAAGGCCTACTGGTTCTGCAGCGAAAAGTGCCTGTCGACGTTCAAGGCAGCGCCGGAACGCTATGAGGACGTCGTGCGCGATGAAGCAGCCGACGCTCCGTCGGTTGCAAGCGGTACCTGGTACACCTGCCCGATGCACCCTGAAGTGCGCCAGCTGGGCCCCGGGAACTGTCCGAAGTGCGGCATGACCCTGGAGCCGGTGCTCCCGGAACTGGAACAGGAAGAGAACCCCGAGCTCAGGGACTTCTCCCGCCGCTTCTGGTGGACGCTGCCGTTGACCGTCATCGTCACGCTGCTGGCCATGGGCGGCCATGCCCTGAACCTGTTCCATGGCGCCACGCAGAACTGGGTCGAACTGCTGATCGCCAGCCCGGTCGTGCTCTGGGCGGGCTGGCCGTTCTACGTGCGCGGGGTGCACTCGGTGCTCCAGCGCAGCCCCAACATGTGGACGCTGATCGGCCTCGGCACTTCCGCCGCCTATCTCTACAGCGTCGTGGCTACGCTGGCGCCGGGGGCCTTTCCGGCGAACTTCATGATGGATGGTCGCATCGGTGTCTACTTCGAAGCTGCGGCGGTCATCATCTCGCTCACCCTGCTGGGCCAGATGCTCGAACTCAAGGCGCGCTCGCAGACCTCGGCGGCGATCAAGTCCCTGCTTGGCCTGGCGCCCAGGACGGCGCGACGTATCAACTCCGATGGCAGCGAGGAGGACATCCCGCTGAGCCACGTGCATCCGGGCGACCGACTGCGTGTCCGTCCCGGCGAGAAGGTTCCGGTCGACGGCTTGGTCGAACAGGGGGAAAGCGCCGTCGACGAGTCGATGCTGACCGGCGAGCCCATTCCGGTGCTGAAGCGGGCCGGGGACGCATTGATCGGCGCCACCCTGAACACCCACGGCAGCCTGGTGATGCAGGCGCAGAAGGTCGGCTCGGCGACCGTGCTTGCGCAGATCGTGCAGATGGTCGTGCAGGCGCAACGTTCGAAGGCGCCGATGCAGCGTCTGGCCGACGTGATCGCCGGTTACTTCGTGCTGGTCGTCATCGCCATCGCGGTCCTGACCTTGTTCGGCTGGGGCCTCTGGGGGCCACAACCCGGCTGGGTGTTCGGCCTGATCAATGCGGTGGCGGTGCTGATCATTGCCTGTCCCTGCGCACTTGGGCTGGCGACGCCCATGTCGGTGATGGTGGCCAGTGGCAAGGCCGCCGGCAGCGGGGTGCTGTTCCGTGATGCGGCGGCCATCGAGAACCTGCGCCGTATCGACACGCTGATCGTCGACAAGACTGGAACCCTCACCGAAGGTCGGCCTGTCTTTCAGGGGCTTGAGGCGGCTCCCGGCTTCAGCACCGACGATGTGCTGCGGCTGGCTGCCAGCCTGGACCAGGGCAGCGAGCATCCTCTGGCGCATGCCATCGTCGAGCAGGCCAGGGCCCAGGGGCTGGCATTGAGTCCGGCGGAGGCGTTCGAAAGCGCCTCGGGCATCGGTGTGCGCGGCCAGGTCGAGGGGCGTCGCCTGCTATTGGGCAACACGGCTCTGCTGGAGGATGCGGGGGTCTCCTGCGAAGCCCTGAAGACGCGGGCCGAACAGTGGCGCAGTGAAGGGGCGAGCATCATGTACCTGGCAGTGGACGGCAGCGCAGTTGGCCTGCTGGCAGTGGCCGACCCGATCAAGCCGACCTCCCGGCAAGCCTTGGAACGCCTGCGGGCCGTTGGCGTGCGGGTCATCATGGCCACGGGTGACGGGCCGACGACGGCGCGCGCAGTAGCCCGCCAGTTGGGCATCGAGGAAGTGCATGGCGAGGTCAGGCCGCAGGACAAGGAGCGCCTGGTGGCTGACCTGCAACAAGCCGGCCGCCGCGTGGCGATGGCCGGCGACGGCATCAACGACGCGCCCGCGCTGGCGCGCGCCGATGTTGGCATTGCCATGGGCACTGGCACCGATGTGGCGATGAACAGCGCGCAGGTCACCTTGGTCAAGGGCGATCTGCTCGGCATCCTGCGCGCCCGCAGCCTGTCCATGGCGACCGTGCGCAACATGCACCAGAACCTCACCTTCGCCTTCGCCTACAACGCCATGGGCATCCCCCTGGCCGCCGGGCTGTTCTACCCGCTGACCGGACACCTGCTGTCGCCGATGGTCGCGGCGCTGGCCATGAGCGTGAGTTCGGCGTCGGTTGTCTTCAACGCCTTGCGTCTGCGCAAGGCCTCGCTCGAGGGACAGGTTTGA
- a CDS encoding TonB-dependent siderophore receptor, giving the protein MVKKSVAPASLSMLGLLVVPTVHAESQDTLALPETSVTAAYDQQSYNPGDSKSALKIDAPLRDIPQTVNVVPQSVIKDQGAQSMEDVLKNVPGIGFSNGDGQRDQVTIRGFSAIGDMYIDGVRDDALYFRDLSNIERVEVIKGPAAVLYGRGSSGGLINSISKTPGFAPKHEVGMTVDSEGKRRTQFDTGWADQQTNQAYRVTGAFEDSDTYRDDGYIDRKAIAPSAYFRLTDDLELNLGASYLYDKRLIDFGIPALGDRPVDVDRDKRFGSGDPDQDYARSEVFSLTSALNYQINDNLSLTNTSRFYRYDLDRNNTLADTSPTRFVTSPDGELLVKLNRGNVARDEYGVFNQTELKQHAQLAGMQHNLLYGVEVGVQDKHQRVFSQNNVAQVPVFSDGLVPVPEHAANLSSKGTNTQDTTGFYVQDLIELNEQWKALLGVRYDIFGQEYDDERVQNVDLDRTDKTWSPRAGLVYQPDQIQSYYVSVSRSYQPSGEVFAVSPSNQNLEPEETTNYEIGTKWDLLDNRLSITAAIFRLERTNMKTADPTNPNLTVLAGEQRTDGFETTISGQLTDKWQIYAGYAYLDAEITKSNSKTNGVPNEGQVPTLTPRNSANLWLVRTLTPQWRAAAGANYVDDRYTALDNNVVMPSYTTFDTALFYSVPHWDMALRLKNVFDRDYYVSAHGSVDLITPGAPRTLEASLNYRF; this is encoded by the coding sequence ATGGTAAAAAAGTCTGTCGCCCCAGCATCCCTCTCGATGCTGGGTCTGCTGGTCGTTCCCACCGTTCACGCTGAGTCCCAGGACACCCTGGCGCTGCCGGAAACCTCCGTCACCGCCGCTTACGACCAGCAAAGCTACAACCCCGGCGATAGCAAAAGCGCGCTGAAGATCGACGCTCCCCTGCGAGACATCCCCCAGACGGTAAACGTCGTGCCGCAGAGCGTGATCAAGGACCAGGGCGCCCAGTCCATGGAAGACGTGCTGAAGAACGTACCCGGCATCGGCTTCTCCAATGGCGATGGGCAACGCGACCAGGTCACCATCCGTGGCTTCAGCGCCATCGGCGATATGTACATCGACGGCGTCCGCGACGATGCCCTGTACTTCCGCGACCTTTCCAACATCGAGCGCGTCGAGGTCATCAAGGGCCCCGCCGCCGTGCTCTATGGCCGGGGTTCCTCCGGCGGCCTGATCAACAGCATCTCCAAGACCCCGGGCTTCGCACCCAAGCACGAAGTGGGCATGACCGTCGATTCCGAGGGCAAGCGCCGCACGCAGTTCGACACCGGCTGGGCCGACCAGCAGACCAACCAGGCGTATCGCGTCACGGGCGCCTTCGAGGACAGCGACACCTACCGCGACGATGGCTACATCGACCGCAAGGCCATCGCACCCTCCGCCTACTTCCGGCTCACCGACGACCTGGAACTGAACCTCGGCGCCAGCTACCTGTACGACAAGCGCCTGATCGACTTCGGCATCCCCGCCCTGGGTGACCGCCCGGTGGATGTCGACCGGGACAAGCGCTTCGGCTCCGGCGACCCGGATCAGGACTACGCCCGCAGCGAAGTGTTCTCGCTCACCAGCGCCCTGAACTACCAGATCAACGACAACCTCAGCCTGACCAACACCAGCCGCTTCTACCGCTACGACCTGGACCGCAACAACACCCTGGCCGATACCAGCCCGACCCGCTTCGTCACCTCGCCCGACGGCGAACTGCTGGTGAAGCTCAACCGCGGCAACGTGGCACGCGACGAGTACGGCGTGTTCAACCAGACCGAACTCAAGCAGCACGCGCAACTGGCCGGCATGCAGCACAACCTGCTGTATGGCGTCGAGGTGGGCGTCCAGGACAAGCACCAGCGCGTGTTCAGCCAGAACAACGTGGCGCAGGTCCCGGTGTTCAGCGATGGCCTGGTTCCGGTCCCGGAGCACGCCGCCAACCTGTCGTCCAAGGGCACCAACACCCAGGACACCACCGGCTTCTACGTGCAGGACCTGATCGAACTGAATGAGCAGTGGAAAGCGCTGCTGGGCGTGCGCTACGACATCTTCGGCCAGGAGTACGACGACGAGCGCGTGCAGAACGTCGACCTTGACCGCACCGACAAGACCTGGAGCCCGCGCGCCGGCCTGGTCTACCAACCGGACCAGATCCAGTCCTACTACGTGTCCGTCAGCCGCAGCTATCAGCCGTCAGGCGAAGTGTTCGCGGTGAGCCCGTCCAACCAGAACCTCGAACCCGAGGAAACCACCAACTACGAGATCGGTACCAAGTGGGACCTGCTGGACAACCGCCTCTCGATCACCGCCGCGATCTTCCGTCTCGAACGCACCAACATGAAGACCGCCGACCCGACCAACCCGAACCTGACCGTACTGGCCGGCGAGCAACGCACCGACGGCTTCGAGACCACGATCAGCGGGCAGTTGACGGACAAGTGGCAGATCTATGCCGGCTACGCCTACCTCGATGCGGAGATCACCAAGTCCAACAGCAAAACCAACGGCGTGCCCAACGAAGGCCAGGTGCCCACCCTCACCCCGCGCAACAGTGCCAACCTCTGGCTGGTGCGTACCCTCACCCCGCAATGGCGTGCCGCTGCGGGCGCCAACTACGTTGACGACCGCTACACGGCGCTGGACAACAACGTGGTGATGCCGAGCTACACCACCTTCGATACCGCCCTCTTCTACAGCGTGCCGCACTGGGACATGGCACTGCGCCTGAAGAACGTTTTCGATCGTGATTACTACGTCTCCGCACACGGCTCGGTGGACCTCATCACCCCCGGTGCACCACGGACCCTCGAAGCGAGCCTGAACTATCGCTTCTAG
- the copC gene encoding copper homeostasis periplasmic binding protein CopC: MQNLKTLAATAVLGAGMLLSAAAQAHPKLLSSSPAEGSVVEAPAKIELHFSETLLTQLSGAKLVMTEMPGMSHSSPMGVKTAVSGSSDPKVMLITPAAPLTTGTYKVQWRAVSSDTHPITGAVTFKVK, from the coding sequence ATGCAAAACCTGAAAACGCTTGCCGCCACGGCGGTGCTCGGTGCCGGAATGCTGCTGAGTGCCGCCGCCCAGGCACACCCCAAACTGCTTTCCTCCTCGCCTGCTGAGGGGAGTGTCGTCGAGGCTCCAGCCAAGATCGAACTGCACTTCTCGGAAACGTTGCTGACACAGCTCTCCGGCGCCAAGCTCGTCATGACTGAAATGCCGGGCATGTCCCATTCCTCGCCCATGGGCGTGAAGACGGCCGTCTCAGGCAGTAGCGATCCGAAAGTGATGCTCATCACGCCGGCAGCTCCTCTCACCACCGGAACTTATAAGGTCCAATGGCGGGCCGTTTCCTCTGATACGCATCCGATTACTGGCGCTGTAACCTTCAAGGTGAAGTAA
- a CDS encoding dihydrofolate reductase family protein: MTRVRVEGFTLSLDGYGAGPDQDIDNPLGIGGTELHQWLVPTRTFQQALFGKDDGTTGVDDDFAARGFRNVGAWILGRNMFGPIRGDWPDMNWKGWWGDNPPYHVPVFVLTHHARPPIELEGGTTFHFITGGIHEALDRARAAAAGKDVRIGGGPDTIRQYLREGLIDELHIAISPVLLGRGESLFGGVDLRTLGYECVEFVATEKATHIVLRRQGRTDA, encoded by the coding sequence ATGACACGGGTTCGCGTTGAAGGCTTCACCCTCTCACTCGACGGATACGGGGCAGGCCCGGATCAGGACATCGACAATCCGCTCGGCATTGGCGGGACTGAGCTGCACCAGTGGCTGGTCCCGACCCGCACGTTCCAGCAGGCCTTGTTCGGCAAGGACGACGGTACGACCGGAGTTGACGATGATTTCGCCGCCCGAGGCTTTCGGAATGTCGGCGCCTGGATTCTCGGGCGGAACATGTTCGGGCCCATTCGCGGGGATTGGCCGGACATGAACTGGAAAGGCTGGTGGGGAGACAACCCGCCGTATCACGTTCCCGTCTTCGTCCTGACCCACCATGCCCGTCCCCCCATCGAACTGGAAGGCGGCACGACCTTCCACTTCATCACAGGCGGCATTCACGAGGCGCTCGACCGTGCACGCGCGGCCGCTGCCGGAAAGGACGTGCGAATCGGTGGTGGGCCGGACACGATCCGGCAGTACCTGCGTGAAGGCCTTATCGATGAACTGCACATTGCGATCTCGCCAGTCCTGCTCGGCCGGGGGGAATCCCTGTTCGGAGGGGTCGATTTGCGAACGCTGGGCTACGAGTGCGTTGAATTCGTAGCCACGGAGAAGGCCACGCACATTGTCCTGCGGCGCCAGGGGCGCACGGACGCCTGA
- a CDS encoding glutathione S-transferase: protein MKLIGMLDSPYVRRVAISLDLLGIEFEHDPLSVFSTFEEFSRINPVVKAPTLLLDDGSVLMDSTLIIDYFETLSAPDRKLLPAQPQALASALRTLGLALAACEKTVQIVYEHNLRPAEKLHQPWVERVTRQLLAACAELDKQLATQPSQGVRPDQAEVTCAVAWSFMQLMLPDVVKAGDFPAIKAHAARLEQTDLFKRYPIA from the coding sequence ATGAAGCTCATTGGCATGCTGGATTCACCTTATGTTCGCCGGGTGGCCATATCCCTGGACCTTCTAGGCATCGAGTTCGAACATGACCCACTGTCGGTGTTCAGCACCTTCGAGGAGTTTTCCAGGATCAACCCGGTAGTCAAGGCACCGACCCTGCTGCTCGATGACGGGTCCGTACTGATGGACTCGACGCTGATCATCGATTATTTCGAGACCCTCAGCGCACCCGACAGGAAGCTGTTGCCGGCCCAACCGCAGGCATTGGCCAGTGCCTTGCGTACTTTGGGCCTGGCGTTGGCGGCATGCGAGAAGACCGTCCAGATCGTCTATGAACACAATCTTCGTCCGGCGGAAAAGCTTCATCAGCCCTGGGTCGAGCGCGTCACCCGGCAGCTGCTGGCGGCATGCGCTGAGCTGGACAAGCAATTGGCGACACAACCGTCACAAGGCGTACGCCCCGACCAGGCTGAGGTCACTTGTGCAGTGGCCTGGTCGTTCATGCAGTTGATGCTGCCCGACGTAGTCAAGGCCGGCGATTTTCCGGCCATCAAGGCCCATGCGGCCCGCCTGGAACAGACCGATCTGTTCAAGCGTTATCCGATTGCATGA